The Burkholderia cepacia genome includes a region encoding these proteins:
- a CDS encoding molybdopterin-containing oxidoreductase family protein, translating into MNAPTQMARAVCPHDCPDTCAMRVTVENGKAIKVTGDPDHPPTQGVLCTKVSRYADRVHHPDRLTVPLKRVGAKGEGHFVPISWGEAFDEIGRRLCEIAARAPEAILPYSYAGTMGLVQGEGIAQRFFHKLGASRLERAICAAAGAAGLRYTYGGSLGMHLEHFEESELILIWGANPIASSLHFWTRAQEAKRRGARLVAIDPYRSLTAEKCHQHIALRPGTDGAFALGMMHVLITEDLLDHDYIASHTLGFDALKERAMSYPPDRVAQICGIDASELIDLARRYGATRKASIRLNYGMQRVRGGGNAVRAIASLPALTGAWRDRAGGLLLSSSEWAPVNQPALLRPDLMPGWPHKLPRIINMNAIGDALLHPGDATFGPKVEAVIVYNSNPVAVAPDSSKVAAGFARDDLFTVVLEHFKTDTVDFADIVLPATTQLEHLDIHKSYGHTYVMANLPSIPPVGDARPNTEIFRGIARSMGLAEPALYHSDEEVARAALRWDDPALDSNWDALKQAGWIKLKLPDAPFANGGFRTPSGKCEFYSAQLAEMGMDPVPDYLPPFESAEAAPELAARYPLAMISPPARHFLNSTFVNVDSLRHTEGEPHLDIHPADADARGIAEGDLVRIFNDRGSMQARARITDRARAGLVVGLSIWWKKLSPDGRNANEVTSQALTDLGNSATFYDCLVEVARI; encoded by the coding sequence ATGAACGCCCCTACACAGATGGCCAGGGCCGTCTGCCCGCATGATTGTCCGGACACGTGCGCAATGCGCGTGACCGTCGAAAACGGCAAGGCGATAAAGGTCACGGGCGATCCTGACCATCCGCCGACACAAGGCGTGTTGTGCACGAAAGTCAGCCGATATGCCGATCGCGTTCATCATCCCGATCGCCTCACCGTTCCGCTCAAGCGTGTCGGTGCCAAAGGGGAAGGGCATTTCGTACCGATCAGCTGGGGCGAGGCGTTCGACGAGATCGGCCGTCGTCTCTGTGAAATCGCGGCGCGCGCACCGGAGGCGATCCTGCCGTACAGCTATGCGGGGACGATGGGGCTCGTGCAAGGGGAGGGCATCGCCCAGCGGTTCTTCCACAAGCTTGGCGCTTCGCGGCTCGAGCGCGCGATCTGTGCCGCCGCGGGTGCGGCAGGGCTGCGCTACACCTATGGTGGCAGTCTCGGCATGCATCTCGAGCATTTCGAGGAAAGCGAACTGATTCTGATATGGGGGGCGAACCCGATCGCGTCGAGCCTGCATTTCTGGACGCGCGCGCAGGAAGCGAAGCGTCGAGGCGCCCGTCTTGTCGCCATCGATCCGTACCGCTCGCTGACAGCGGAAAAGTGCCACCAGCACATTGCATTGCGGCCCGGCACCGATGGCGCATTCGCACTTGGCATGATGCACGTGCTGATTACCGAAGACCTGCTCGATCATGACTACATCGCCAGCCATACGCTCGGTTTCGACGCACTCAAGGAACGGGCGATGTCCTATCCGCCGGATCGTGTCGCGCAGATCTGCGGCATCGATGCGTCGGAGTTGATCGACCTTGCGCGTCGTTACGGCGCTACCCGGAAGGCATCGATCCGCCTGAACTACGGCATGCAGCGCGTCCGCGGCGGCGGCAACGCGGTACGCGCGATCGCAAGCCTGCCGGCGCTGACGGGGGCATGGCGCGATCGGGCAGGCGGATTGCTGCTGTCTTCTTCGGAGTGGGCGCCGGTCAATCAGCCCGCACTGTTGCGCCCGGACTTGATGCCGGGCTGGCCGCACAAGCTGCCGCGCATCATCAACATGAACGCGATCGGCGACGCGCTGTTGCACCCGGGCGATGCCACCTTCGGGCCGAAGGTTGAAGCGGTGATCGTGTACAACTCGAATCCGGTGGCGGTCGCGCCGGACTCTTCGAAAGTCGCGGCGGGGTTCGCACGTGACGACCTGTTCACGGTCGTTCTCGAGCATTTCAAGACAGATACCGTCGATTTCGCCGACATTGTGTTGCCGGCAACCACGCAACTCGAGCATCTGGACATCCATAAATCGTACGGCCACACCTACGTGATGGCGAACCTGCCGTCGATTCCTCCGGTGGGAGACGCGCGGCCGAATACGGAGATCTTCCGCGGGATCGCGCGCAGCATGGGGCTGGCCGAGCCCGCGCTCTATCACAGCGACGAAGAGGTCGCGCGTGCGGCGCTCCGCTGGGACGATCCGGCACTCGACAGCAATTGGGATGCGCTGAAGCAGGCGGGATGGATCAAGCTCAAGCTGCCTGACGCGCCGTTTGCGAACGGCGGCTTCAGGACCCCATCGGGCAAATGCGAGTTCTATAGCGCGCAGCTGGCGGAGATGGGGATGGATCCGGTGCCCGACTACCTGCCGCCATTCGAATCGGCCGAGGCGGCACCCGAGCTCGCCGCGCGCTATCCGCTCGCGATGATTTCGCCGCCGGCCCGTCACTTCCTGAACAGCACGTTCGTGAACGTCGACAGCCTGCGCCATACCGAAGGTGAGCCGCATCTCGACATTCACCCGGCGGATGCCGATGCGCGGGGCATCGCGGAAGGCGATCTCGTTCGCATCTTCAACGACCGCGGATCGATGCAAGCGCGTGCACGGATCACCGACCGCGCCCGGGCCGGACTCGTGGTCGGCTTGTCGATCTGGTGGAAGAAGCTGTCGCCGGACGGCAGGAACGCGAACGAGGTGACGAGCCAGGCACTCACCGATCTCGGCAATTCGGCGACGTTCTATGACTGCCTGGTCGAAGTAGCGAGAATTTGA
- a CDS encoding enoyl-CoA hydratase, whose translation MAYENILVETRGRVGLVTLNRPKALNALNDALMDELGDALKAFDADDGIGAIVVTGSEKAFAAGADIGMMATYSYMDVYRGDYITRNWETIREIRKPIIAAVSGFALGGGCELAMMCDIIFAADTAKFGQPEIKLGVMPGAGGTQRLPRAVSKAKAMDMCLTARFMDAAEAERAGLVSRVLPADTLLDEAIAAAATIAEFSLPAVMMVKESVNRAYETTLAEGVHFERRLFHSLFATEDQKEGMAAFVEKRKPVFKHR comes from the coding sequence ATGGCTTACGAGAACATCCTGGTGGAGACCCGGGGGCGTGTCGGGCTGGTTACGCTGAACCGTCCGAAGGCGCTGAATGCGCTGAACGATGCACTGATGGATGAACTGGGTGATGCGCTGAAGGCGTTCGATGCGGACGATGGCATCGGCGCGATCGTCGTGACCGGGAGCGAGAAGGCGTTCGCGGCTGGCGCGGACATCGGCATGATGGCGACCTATTCCTATATGGATGTCTACCGGGGCGACTACATCACACGTAACTGGGAGACGATTCGAGAAATCCGCAAGCCGATCATTGCGGCGGTGTCGGGCTTTGCGCTGGGCGGTGGCTGCGAGCTGGCCATGATGTGCGACATCATCTTCGCGGCGGACACGGCCAAGTTCGGCCAGCCGGAAATCAAGCTGGGCGTCATGCCGGGTGCGGGCGGTACGCAGCGTCTGCCGCGCGCGGTGTCGAAGGCGAAGGCGATGGACATGTGCCTGACGGCCCGCTTCATGGATGCAGCCGAAGCGGAGCGTGCCGGGCTCGTGTCGCGTGTGCTGCCGGCCGACACGCTGCTTGACGAGGCGATTGCCGCCGCAGCGACGATCGCCGAGTTTTCGCTGCCGGCGGTCATGATGGTCAAGGAGTCGGTGAATCGTGCGTACGAGACGACGCTGGCCGAGGGTGTTCACTTCGAGCGCCGGCTGTTCCATTCGCTGTTCGCGACCGAAGACCAGAAGGAGGGGATGGCGGCCTTCGTTGAAAAGCGGAAGCCGGTGTTCAAGCACCGCTGA